A genomic region of Kribbella sp. NBC_00382 contains the following coding sequences:
- a CDS encoding glycoside hydrolase family 65 protein, with protein MIDRGPHPIEPWQLRETELPFDKLAQAESLFALSNGHIGLRGNLDEGEPYAIPGTYLNSFYEQRPLPYAEAGYGYPESGQTLVDVTNGKLIRLLVDDSPLDVRYGELHSHERRLDFRTGILTRELDWTSPAGKRIKVRSRRMVSLTQRAVAAIEYVVEAVDQPVRFVVQSELVANEKQPKLSNDPRVSAVLENPLEAVSQDSDDEEVILVHRTRSSNQLMAAGMTHTVECPARTEVDVDVREDWGRTTVVAELQPGESIRVVKFLAYGWSSLRSETAITDQVSAALVGAKFSGWDGLVAQQKVFLDDFWDAADVEVEGNPELQQAVRFALFHVLQSGARAERRAIPSKGLTGAGYDGHTFWDTEGFVLPVLIFTMPDAAADALRWRHGTMSMAKERAEVLGLRGAAFPWRTIRGQECSSYWPAGTAAFHLNADIAAAVDSYHLATGDDAFIKDCGLELLVESARLWMSLGHHDRHGKWHLPGVTGPDEYSAVADDNVFTNLMAARNLRIAASFVTRFPDDARRFDVDTEEEASWRDAAAAVYIPYDKELGVHPQSEGFTDYALWDFEGYKDKYPLLLHAPYFELYRRQVVKQADLTLAMFWCGDQFTPEQKARNVDYYERITVRDSSLSACVQAVTAAEVGHLGLAYDYAYEAALIDLLDLHHNTGDGLHMASLAGAWTALVAGFGGLRAREAGLSFQPVLPTGLNKLAFTVRWRGVRLRVEIRQDHVTYSVHDGPDASLTILHEGEEIEVTVGKPVTLPVHPRKPLLPRPTQPLGREPLSALGNTTSTRH; from the coding sequence ATGATCGACCGCGGACCGCACCCGATCGAGCCCTGGCAGCTGCGCGAGACCGAGCTGCCGTTCGACAAACTCGCCCAGGCGGAGTCCCTGTTCGCGCTCTCCAACGGGCACATCGGCCTGCGCGGCAACCTCGACGAGGGGGAGCCGTACGCGATCCCCGGTACCTACCTGAACTCCTTCTACGAGCAGCGCCCGCTCCCGTACGCCGAAGCCGGCTACGGCTACCCCGAGTCGGGGCAGACCCTGGTCGACGTCACCAACGGCAAGCTGATCCGGCTGCTCGTCGACGATTCGCCGCTCGACGTCCGGTACGGCGAACTGCACTCGCACGAGCGCCGCCTCGACTTCCGGACCGGCATCCTCACCCGCGAGCTCGACTGGACCTCACCGGCCGGCAAGCGGATCAAGGTGCGGTCCCGGCGAATGGTCTCGCTGACCCAGCGTGCGGTCGCGGCGATCGAGTACGTCGTGGAAGCAGTCGACCAGCCGGTCCGCTTCGTCGTCCAGTCGGAACTGGTCGCAAACGAGAAGCAGCCGAAGTTGTCGAACGACCCTCGCGTCTCGGCAGTCCTCGAGAACCCGCTGGAAGCGGTCTCGCAGGACAGCGACGACGAGGAAGTGATCCTGGTCCACCGGACCCGGTCCAGCAACCAGTTGATGGCCGCGGGCATGACTCACACGGTCGAGTGCCCGGCCCGTACCGAGGTGGATGTCGACGTCCGCGAGGACTGGGGACGGACGACGGTCGTGGCGGAGCTGCAGCCGGGGGAGTCCATCCGGGTGGTGAAGTTCCTCGCCTACGGCTGGTCGAGTCTGCGGTCGGAGACGGCGATCACCGACCAGGTATCGGCGGCGCTGGTGGGTGCGAAGTTCTCCGGCTGGGACGGCCTGGTCGCCCAGCAGAAGGTTTTCCTGGACGACTTCTGGGATGCGGCAGACGTCGAGGTCGAGGGCAATCCGGAGTTGCAGCAGGCGGTCCGCTTCGCCCTGTTCCACGTCCTGCAGTCCGGCGCGCGGGCCGAGCGGCGGGCCATTCCGTCGAAGGGCCTGACCGGCGCCGGGTACGACGGGCACACCTTCTGGGACACCGAAGGCTTCGTACTGCCGGTACTGATCTTCACGATGCCCGACGCGGCAGCCGACGCGTTGCGCTGGCGGCACGGCACGATGTCGATGGCGAAGGAGCGCGCCGAGGTGCTCGGGTTGCGCGGCGCGGCGTTCCCGTGGCGCACGATCCGGGGACAGGAGTGCTCGAGCTACTGGCCGGCCGGTACTGCGGCCTTCCACCTCAATGCCGACATCGCCGCGGCGGTGGACAGCTATCACCTCGCGACAGGTGACGACGCCTTCATCAAGGACTGCGGTCTGGAGTTGCTCGTCGAGAGTGCCCGGTTGTGGATGTCGCTCGGGCATCACGACCGGCACGGCAAGTGGCACCTGCCGGGCGTGACCGGCCCGGACGAGTACAGCGCCGTTGCCGACGACAACGTCTTCACCAACTTGATGGCCGCGCGCAACCTTCGGATCGCGGCCTCCTTCGTCACGCGGTTCCCCGACGACGCCCGCCGGTTCGACGTGGACACCGAGGAGGAGGCCAGCTGGCGGGACGCCGCGGCCGCCGTCTACATCCCGTACGACAAGGAACTAGGCGTGCACCCGCAGTCGGAGGGGTTCACCGACTACGCGCTGTGGGACTTCGAGGGGTACAAGGACAAGTACCCGTTGCTGCTGCACGCCCCGTACTTCGAGCTGTACCGCCGCCAGGTCGTCAAGCAGGCGGACCTGACGCTGGCGATGTTCTGGTGCGGCGACCAGTTCACGCCCGAGCAGAAGGCGCGCAACGTCGACTACTACGAGCGGATCACGGTCCGGGACTCGTCCTTGTCGGCCTGCGTGCAAGCGGTGACGGCGGCGGAGGTCGGCCATCTCGGCCTCGCCTACGACTACGCGTACGAGGCTGCGCTGATCGACCTGCTCGATCTGCACCACAACACCGGCGACGGTCTGCACATGGCGTCGCTCGCCGGTGCCTGGACCGCGCTCGTCGCCGGCTTCGGCGGTCTGCGGGCGCGCGAAGCAGGGCTCTCCTTCCAACCGGTACTTCCGACCGGGCTGAACAAGCTGGCTTTCACCGTCCGCTGGCGCGGGGTCCGGTTGCGGGTGGAGATCCGCCAGGACCACGTCACGTACTCCGTCCATGACGGCCCGGACGCCAGCCTCACGATTCTCCATGAGGGGGAGGAGATCGAAGTGACCGTCGGCAAGCCGGTGACCTTGCCGGTCCATCCCCGCAAGCCGTTGCTGCCCCGGCCGACTCAGCCGCTTGGGCGCGAGCCGCTGTCAGCTCTGGGCAACACCACGTCGACCCGCCATTGA
- a CDS encoding HAD family hydrolase produces the protein MLGLPGQIKVCLFDLDGVLTDTAAVHAAAWKEMFDDFLRAHAEKAGIPFVPFDAHHEYDAHVDGKPRADGVRDFLTSRGITLPEGEPDDAPGTQTINGLGNQKNIAVLRRIHDDGVRVFEGSRRYLEAAKEAGLRRVVVSSSANTQQVLEVTGLAPLVEHRIDGVTIRETGLKGKPAPDTFLAGAKWCGVEPSEAVVFEDALAGVQAGRAGKFGYVVGVDRVGQADQLKSNGADIVVKDLAELIDGSEGETR, from the coding sequence ATGTTGGGGTTGCCGGGGCAGATCAAGGTCTGTCTGTTCGATCTCGATGGGGTGCTGACCGATACCGCGGCGGTGCACGCGGCGGCGTGGAAGGAGATGTTCGACGACTTCCTGCGCGCCCACGCGGAGAAGGCGGGCATCCCGTTCGTCCCGTTCGACGCCCACCACGAGTACGACGCTCACGTGGACGGCAAGCCGCGCGCCGACGGCGTCCGCGACTTCCTCACCTCGCGTGGCATCACGCTGCCCGAGGGTGAGCCCGACGACGCGCCGGGCACGCAGACGATCAACGGGCTCGGCAACCAGAAGAACATCGCCGTCCTGCGCCGCATCCACGACGACGGCGTCCGGGTCTTCGAAGGCTCCCGGCGCTACCTCGAGGCAGCCAAGGAGGCCGGGCTGCGGCGAGTGGTGGTGTCGTCGAGCGCGAACACCCAGCAGGTGCTCGAGGTGACCGGCCTCGCGCCGCTGGTGGAGCACCGGATCGACGGCGTGACGATCCGCGAGACCGGACTGAAGGGCAAGCCCGCGCCGGACACCTTCCTGGCAGGCGCGAAGTGGTGCGGGGTCGAGCCGTCCGAGGCCGTCGTCTTCGAGGACGCGCTGGCCGGAGTACAGGCCGGCCGGGCCGGAAAGTTCGGCTATGTGGTCGGGGTGGACCGGGTCGGGCAGGCCGATCAGCTGAAGAGCAACGGCGCCGACATCGTCGTGAAGGACCTCGCCGAATTGATCGACGGGTCTGAAGGAGAAACGCGATGA
- a CDS encoding transglycosylase domain-containing protein: protein MRSARGGVRGGTQALIKLIGVSVLAGALSAGLVIPFAGFAGSSTATVAGSVKDLPVELTTAPLATRSRILAADGSLIATMYEQNRVPVTLNKVSPIMQKAIVAIEDDRFYEHGALDAKGTLRALVRNQSEGSVQQGGSSITQQFVKLTLVEKAKTQAQRELATAVTYERKLAELRYAIAVEEEYSKDEILEKYLNLVNFGDGTYGIQAAAQHYFHVAAKDLNLPQAAMLAGLVKNPTGYDPTNNLKRSRERRDVVLRRMAELNVITAKQAAAAIKTPIDLSHMYKVKAGCANSPYPFFCEYAVSKLLDNPALGKTRADREHFLKTGGITVRTSLDPRIQAAAQKSISAHTKKTDSAIAAITIVQPGTGLVRAMVQSRPYGAGRNQTAYNYNVEKSYAGGYGGFQNGSTMKAFTIAAALSKGLPMSYKINSPKQIDLSGKKFTTCKGTTEDPDYTPQNSTKSGYLSMVEAARASTNTYFLQLSQRTGLCAPATIAAKLGMYNAQTLAPLDQVVSFTLGVGYTTPLMLSNAYATFAARGKYCAPLIVTSVVNKAGRPIQTPGITCRQALQPGVADGVNRVLSAVMEPGGTGGKLNFGKWDLAGKTGTIQENKAVWFAGYAPNLAGAAVVADATLPYTNLMYGHDLNGEDISDPTGSGTAGPLWKTAMQNALQGMPLRRFTAPSDRLVNGTPAQQKAQAELDKKYEAEKKAKEEKNKPKPPKPPVPPTKPPVPPTKPPVMPPPPVKPATQR from the coding sequence ATGCGTTCAGCCAGGGGAGGCGTACGCGGTGGTACTCAGGCCTTGATCAAGCTGATCGGCGTGAGTGTTCTCGCGGGTGCGCTGTCGGCTGGGCTGGTGATCCCGTTCGCGGGGTTCGCGGGCAGCAGCACCGCCACAGTCGCCGGGTCGGTGAAGGACCTGCCGGTCGAGTTGACGACGGCTCCGCTGGCGACCCGGAGCCGGATTCTGGCCGCGGACGGCAGCCTGATCGCGACCATGTACGAGCAGAACCGGGTGCCGGTGACGCTCAACAAGGTCAGCCCGATCATGCAGAAGGCGATCGTGGCGATCGAGGACGACCGGTTCTACGAGCACGGCGCGCTCGATGCCAAGGGCACGCTGCGGGCGCTGGTCCGCAACCAGTCCGAGGGCAGCGTCCAGCAGGGTGGCTCGAGCATCACCCAGCAGTTCGTGAAGCTGACCCTGGTCGAGAAGGCCAAGACGCAGGCGCAGCGCGAGCTGGCGACGGCGGTCACGTACGAGCGCAAGCTGGCCGAGCTGCGCTACGCGATCGCGGTCGAGGAGGAGTACTCCAAGGACGAGATCCTGGAGAAGTACCTGAACCTGGTGAACTTCGGCGACGGCACCTACGGCATCCAGGCGGCCGCGCAGCACTACTTCCACGTGGCGGCCAAGGATCTCAACCTCCCGCAGGCCGCGATGCTCGCCGGGCTGGTGAAGAACCCGACCGGGTACGACCCGACCAACAACCTCAAGCGCTCCCGCGAGCGCCGCGACGTCGTGCTGCGCCGGATGGCCGAGCTGAACGTGATCACCGCCAAGCAGGCGGCCGCGGCCATCAAGACGCCGATCGACCTGAGCCACATGTACAAGGTCAAGGCCGGCTGCGCCAACTCGCCGTACCCGTTCTTCTGCGAGTACGCCGTCTCGAAGCTGCTCGACAACCCGGCGCTCGGCAAGACCCGCGCGGACCGGGAGCACTTCCTCAAGACCGGCGGGATCACGGTACGAACCTCGCTCGACCCGCGGATCCAGGCGGCCGCGCAGAAGTCGATCAGCGCGCACACGAAGAAGACCGACTCGGCCATCGCGGCGATCACCATCGTTCAGCCCGGCACCGGGCTGGTACGGGCGATGGTGCAGAGCCGGCCGTACGGGGCCGGGCGCAACCAGACGGCGTACAACTACAACGTCGAGAAGTCGTATGCCGGTGGCTACGGCGGGTTCCAGAACGGCTCGACGATGAAGGCGTTCACGATCGCGGCGGCGCTGTCCAAGGGCCTGCCGATGAGCTACAAGATCAACTCGCCGAAACAGATCGACCTCAGCGGCAAGAAGTTCACCACCTGCAAGGGCACCACCGAGGACCCCGACTACACGCCGCAGAACTCCACCAAGAGCGGGTACCTGAGCATGGTCGAGGCGGCCCGCGCCTCCACCAACACGTACTTCCTGCAGCTGTCCCAGCGCACCGGGCTGTGTGCGCCGGCCACCATCGCGGCCAAGCTCGGGATGTACAACGCGCAGACCCTCGCCCCGCTGGACCAGGTGGTCTCGTTCACCCTCGGCGTCGGCTACACGACGCCGCTGATGCTCTCGAACGCCTACGCCACCTTCGCCGCCCGCGGCAAGTACTGTGCTCCGCTGATCGTCACCTCGGTGGTGAACAAGGCGGGCCGGCCGATCCAGACGCCGGGCATCACCTGCCGGCAGGCGCTTCAGCCGGGCGTGGCCGACGGGGTGAACCGGGTGCTGAGCGCGGTGATGGAGCCGGGCGGCACCGGCGGCAAGCTGAACTTCGGCAAGTGGGATCTGGCCGGCAAGACCGGAACGATCCAGGAGAACAAGGCGGTGTGGTTCGCCGGCTACGCGCCGAACTTGGCCGGCGCCGCGGTGGTCGCCGATGCCACGCTCCCGTACACGAACCTGATGTACGGCCACGACCTGAACGGCGAGGACATCTCCGACCCGACCGGCTCCGGTACTGCCGGTCCGCTGTGGAAGACCGCGATGCAGAACGCGCTGCAGGGCATGCCGCTGCGCCGGTTCACCGCTCCCAGCGACCGCCTCGTCAACGGCACCCCCGCGCAGCAGAAGGCGCAGGCGGAGCTCGACAAGAAGTACGAGGCGGAGAAGAAGGCGAAGGAAGAGAAGAACAAGCCCAAGCCGCCGAAGCCGCCGGTACCGCCCACCAAGCCGCCGGTACCACCGACGAAGCCGCCCGTGATGCCTCCGCCGCCGGTCAAACCGGCCACCCAGCGATGA